One region of Miscanthus floridulus cultivar M001 chromosome 19, ASM1932011v1, whole genome shotgun sequence genomic DNA includes:
- the LOC136528520 gene encoding uncharacterized protein isoform X1, with the protein MVKEAKDGIPCSNPSVFVFSIIIFFHFLNIDLYCTPIMCIDAEFAISLDPNNQELRKQHSTANGKIRFIVFQKKHHTRLFPNNTNDYQWTDNSGTVVDRNICHTTEFDFFLCSHAGIKVFKLLSLCVNRVCPLVSLITLVMYFPVQNIAMDFLYFLKLQSSV; encoded by the exons ATGGTTAAGGAGGCAAAGGATGGTATTCCATGCTCTAATCCTTCGGTCTTTGTCTTTTCTATAATCATTTTTTTTCACTTTCTGAACATTGACCTGTATTGTACACCAATTATGTGTATAGATGCTGAATTTGCCATCAGTCTTGATCCAAATAATCAAGAGCTAAGGAAGCAGCATTCTACTGCCAATGGTAAGATCAGATTCATAGTATTCCAGAAGAAGCACCACACAAGGCTCTTCCCAAACAACACAAATGACTACCAATGGACGGACAACAGTG GCACTGTAGTTGATAGGAATATCTGCCACACAACAGAATTTGATTTCTTCCTGTGCAGCCATGCTGGAATCAAG gTATTCAAGCTGCTGTCGCTGTGTGTCAATCGGGTATGTCCTCTCGTGTCATTGATAACTTTAGTTATGTATTTTCCAGTGCAAAACATTGCTATGGATTTTTTGTATTTCTTAAAACTGCAGAGTTCTGTTTAA
- the LOC136528520 gene encoding uncharacterized protein isoform X2: protein MVKEAKDGIPCSNPSVFVFSIIIFFHFLNIDLYCTPIMCIDAEFAISLDPNNQELRKQHSTANGKIRFIVFQKKHHTRLFPNNTNDYQWTDNSGTVVDRNICHTTEFDFFLCSHAGIKVFKLLSLCVNRNSEQYLLKYMELKIPNTSKLLRSNSGVGSI, encoded by the exons ATGGTTAAGGAGGCAAAGGATGGTATTCCATGCTCTAATCCTTCGGTCTTTGTCTTTTCTATAATCATTTTTTTTCACTTTCTGAACATTGACCTGTATTGTACACCAATTATGTGTATAGATGCTGAATTTGCCATCAGTCTTGATCCAAATAATCAAGAGCTAAGGAAGCAGCATTCTACTGCCAATGGTAAGATCAGATTCATAGTATTCCAGAAGAAGCACCACACAAGGCTCTTCCCAAACAACACAAATGACTACCAATGGACGGACAACAGTG GCACTGTAGTTGATAGGAATATCTGCCACACAACAGAATTTGATTTCTTCCTGTGCAGCCATGCTGGAATCAAG gTATTCAAGCTGCTGTCGCTGTGTGTCAATCGG AATAGTGAGCAATATCTTCTCAAGTACATGGAGCTGAAGATTCCCAATACTTCAAAACTGCTCAGATCAAACTCTGGAGTTGGCTCAATCTAG
- the LOC136528520 gene encoding protein argonaute 2-like isoform X3 has product MVKEAKDGIPCSNPSVFVFSIIIFFHFLNIDLYCTPIMCIDAEFAISLDPNNQELRKQHSTANGKIRFIVFQKKHHTRLFPNNTNDYQWTDNSGTVVDRNICHTTEFDFFLCSHAGIKVFKLLSLCVNRIKLWSWLNLAI; this is encoded by the exons ATGGTTAAGGAGGCAAAGGATGGTATTCCATGCTCTAATCCTTCGGTCTTTGTCTTTTCTATAATCATTTTTTTTCACTTTCTGAACATTGACCTGTATTGTACACCAATTATGTGTATAGATGCTGAATTTGCCATCAGTCTTGATCCAAATAATCAAGAGCTAAGGAAGCAGCATTCTACTGCCAATGGTAAGATCAGATTCATAGTATTCCAGAAGAAGCACCACACAAGGCTCTTCCCAAACAACACAAATGACTACCAATGGACGGACAACAGTG GCACTGTAGTTGATAGGAATATCTGCCACACAACAGAATTTGATTTCTTCCTGTGCAGCCATGCTGGAATCAAG gTATTCAAGCTGCTGTCGCTGTGTGTCAATCGG ATCAAACTCTGGAGTTGGCTCAATCTAGCAATTTAG
- the LOC136528520 gene encoding protein argonaute 18-like isoform X5 codes for MVKEAKDDAEFAISLDPNNQELRKQHSTANGKIRFIVFQKKHHTRLFPNNTNDYQWTDNSGTVVDRNICHTTEFDFFLCSHAGIKVFKLLSLCVNRVCPLVSLITLVMYFPVQNIAMDFLYFLKLQSSV; via the exons ATGGTTAAGGAGGCAAAGGATG ATGCTGAATTTGCCATCAGTCTTGATCCAAATAATCAAGAGCTAAGGAAGCAGCATTCTACTGCCAATGGTAAGATCAGATTCATAGTATTCCAGAAGAAGCACCACACAAGGCTCTTCCCAAACAACACAAATGACTACCAATGGACGGACAACAGTG GCACTGTAGTTGATAGGAATATCTGCCACACAACAGAATTTGATTTCTTCCTGTGCAGCCATGCTGGAATCAAG gTATTCAAGCTGCTGTCGCTGTGTGTCAATCGGGTATGTCCTCTCGTGTCATTGATAACTTTAGTTATGTATTTTCCAGTGCAAAACATTGCTATGGATTTTTTGTATTTCTTAAAACTGCAGAGTTCTGTTTAA
- the LOC136528520 gene encoding protein argonaute 18-like isoform X4 yields MVKEAKDGIPCSNPSVFVFSIIIFFHFLNIDLYCTPIMCIDAEFAISLDPNNQELRKQHSTANGKIRFIVFQKKHHTRLFPNNTNDYQWTDNSGTVVDRNICHTTEFDFFLCSHAGIKVFKLLSLCVNRSSV; encoded by the exons ATGGTTAAGGAGGCAAAGGATGGTATTCCATGCTCTAATCCTTCGGTCTTTGTCTTTTCTATAATCATTTTTTTTCACTTTCTGAACATTGACCTGTATTGTACACCAATTATGTGTATAGATGCTGAATTTGCCATCAGTCTTGATCCAAATAATCAAGAGCTAAGGAAGCAGCATTCTACTGCCAATGGTAAGATCAGATTCATAGTATTCCAGAAGAAGCACCACACAAGGCTCTTCCCAAACAACACAAATGACTACCAATGGACGGACAACAGTG GCACTGTAGTTGATAGGAATATCTGCCACACAACAGAATTTGATTTCTTCCTGTGCAGCCATGCTGGAATCAAG gTATTCAAGCTGCTGTCGCTGTGTGTCAATCGG AGTTCTGTTTAA